The sequence GTTGTTCAATCCGACaaatatgtatatattgtttcattttaattatagagacatgtttttttaaaacaaattaaaaaatttattagaaatattaattacacaaacaatttttcaattttactttttttaaatgatttgttattttctatagttaatTATAAGATCTCAAATTAAATAGGAGTATATTAgtgaaagaataaaaatattactAGATATGATACATGTTATATATTTAGGACAAACAAAAATAACGTgtctatataattatataattatgatgaaacgaaaattatatatatcatctcacaattttatatcatatttattaaaaatatctcCGACACAATattgtaatatatattttcacaGAACAATAccaaacttattttttttaattaattttatctattaaacaattaaatttattaagaatattgtttcatattttatatatattctctCACACACTTTGTCTCATTTaaaatgtatttcaaatataaaatataactcaattcatacaaaatataaaactagataaaacatttaatattgaaaattttcaaagtaATTGCTTAAAAAGATTTAACTagtcatttaaattaatttattattttaataaatttcaatatAGAAATTAATTAAGCATAAAATTGGAGGTCAACCTATGCCAACGTAGATGTTAACATCATTGTAGtgacaatgaaaaaaaattgaaaaataaaataaaattaacagatTTAATCTTTGCCCGACCAAGATTTGATATacaattttaagttttatatatacGCAACATGAGTAAATGtctcatgtttgaagtttactTTACAGTAGAGAAGGCTATAAAAAACCTCTTTGACCAACATAGTATTTTTGGCAATATAAACAAATACAAATGCTACAATAGCAAAGAGCAAAAGTTAGCACTGTCAACGAATTATATATTCTCTTATATTCTTCTTCCCAGCTCCAACAGGATACGCATAACAGAACAGGCTTGCAGGAAAGCGACATTGTCTGAAGCGACAAAGAAACGCCCATGTTTGACACCCAAGGAATGAATTATACCTTGTTATTGCCCTCAAGAATATAATTCACTCCTACAATCTTGAAGCTCTAGCTGTAAATGGTTAGGTTAGTAAGACGCGGGCATTCTGACAAGCCAATTCCGATGGCTGATGAATGAAGCGATTTCCAGATATCCCAGAATAGCTATGCTATGCAGGAATGCCTCAGATTTCTGAAGAGTAAGCTGTCATCACTTCTCAGATTGAAATCAGCATGTGCTGAACTCTCTAGCATTCAAGTGCACCCTCTCAATAGAAAACTGAACAAGGTGGCATTGTTCATGTAAGTGCTCGAACACAGGCAGATTAGGTATGGTCAATTGAAGAAGTATGGAGAGTCCAGAACTTTTTCGAGGTCAAAATCTCCTCTATCCGGCAGAGGAGGAAAGTTCAGGGTTGGATAGGATGTCTGGAAGCTTTCAAGCAGCTGCTCGTGCAGTTCATGTGATAAAATGCTAgtaaaacatataaaatgaCAATATACAATGTGTCATAAATCTGATTACAAAAGAGGCCTTAAAAACTAACTTCTTACGACAAAAACAACTTAGTTACAACATGTATTGCTTTATATGGTCTACAAACTCAGGTAGAAAACTGTATAATAAAGACATTGAAGCATATTTTTCACATGCATTGATCTGTTATAATATATGTGTTGATCTCTTACACTAACAAACTCGCTTTTTTGAATGTACTCCTTATTTAACAACTTAATACGAAAACAATAATCCTTAGAAGGTGGTTTAGAATCCCGGGGGTGTATGGGAAAAATTCAACTCCCCAGCAGAATATCTTTCATACACACAAGCAGACACAGGGAGAATAACAGAAAAAGCAGCAGAGTTTGACACCATGTCATTCTACAAAACACTTGACATGTTAAGATTGCGTACATTTTCCAGTATAGGCATGTTGTAAAGATcaacaaatttttgtcttagTATTTGATTCATCCTGTCAACGTCACGTGCATGAGTCCAAAAGGAGTCGTGCACACCTGtgatacaaaagaaaatatagcTGATATATTTTCCCCTAATACAATTCGTTCAACCGAGAAAGCAAGTTCTGAAATATCACAACTAAGTTTTGGCCGTCAATAGATGAGAAACATGTAGCACAACCAACACCAAAAGATTATGGGGTAAAAATAAACATGCTAAACTCAATTGCATCCTGAACCCCAAATATCTCTCTCCCCCTGCACACACACTGCGCTATATTTTAGTTGATGGtggaatatttgattttataggATTTAGATCCTGCATTCCAACCATACTTGGAGCACAAgcatgtaaaaataaataagtacACAAAACATCTGTATTACATCTATACAATATGATAATTCATTATCATGAACTTTCCGTGGAGACCGATAAATTCTCAGGTATAAGAAAGTGTAACCAACTTCATATTTGTTTCCATTAATTTGATATCTATGAATCTTCGAGAATCTTGTAAACCACAGCAAaagtttgatattttaattCCAGTATATCAATATATTCAATAAGCCAAGCACTACCGCCTTTTGAATTGCAATCAGATGTTAAGCATGTCAATCTAAGCAAAATACCGCTTTCTCAAGAAAGGTCAGCGGATAACCCATACATCAGCCAGTTAATATAGTCGGGAAGCTAGCTCTCCAGAAAAAtgcaaaaaagaaatatattcaaAAAACGGTTGACATAAATGAAAGCCGTCTCACCAGGTCTATAAATAAATGTGgtaaaattatcaaaacaaaCCTGCAAAACATATTCCAGCATCCTGACAAGCTATGGCAGTCATCATCATGTGTGAACCATCCAGCGAGTGCACAAAATTGGGAGGGAAGGCAGTTCTCTGTTTTCTTAAGTCAACCTGGAGTACGACATTGCAATCCTGCAATTAATACTGCAAGGCCAAATCCTTCACAAAAATATGAGAGAGCTAACCGAGAAATGTCCAACTTACTGAATTGTCCTCACGTTGCAAAGCCAAAACCTGAAGAGAAGTTCTTATCTGCAGAGACATGAGTCGTGTGGTAAATCAGTAAGACGGTAACAAGGCCACGAGTCATATTTGAATCATGTGAATGTGATATTTGAAATGctaaagtatttttaaatcatGCAACTAACAATGTTGCTTCCAATACAGTAGCAATGCCCCCAATTTGGATAATAAGGAGCAAAAAGGCATTCCAGTAATGACTATGGCAGAATTTAACTGTTCCAACACTGACTATTATTCAGTCAGCTTGTTTTAGGTTGCAAAACTCCTTTAACAGAGCATCGATACCAATAATCTTTCACAATCTGTTTCTTTAAATGGGCATTGGAACAATATGCTTTCATGCATGGCACCATAATATTTCCATCTAGTTAGGGCTGCACAAACTACATACatggaaaataaattcaagcTATCTATTTGAGAGTACAACACTTACAACATGACGTTTAGTTTTAAAGTATGGTTGTACTACAGGAAGACCAAGAGGCGTTGTCCAGCGAACAGGTTGATTTTCTGAGGAGATAATCTGTCAAATTtcattgtaaaaaaatttataaattcagcAGACAACGACAACCTACTTCACAAATACATCACCTTATCAAGGGGTAAAATTCAGATAATATTCTGGAATTACATTTGATGATATTAAGAGACCATGACAAGCCGCCCGCACAATTGTATTGTGATATAACAGGAATAATTTCCTACTATATTATATCCATGGTCTTTTCACATATAGGCAGGTgttcattttattataaaataagtGAGATCAATCAGAGTTTTAGCCCTGCTGGTGTAAATCTAACCAAAATACATTAATCATCCATGAGATAGCCATCTCTCCATGGTATATTCCCAACTTAACATTAAAAATAGTGTTAGCGACAAAACTATCACCTAGTATCCATGCTGCTTGCTATGAAAAAAAAGGAATTTCGACAATTATTCGTGTGACcggtaacaaaaataataacaccaccCAATTGTTCACACGAGAACAGTACCATACTTTTGGCTATCTACTTTTGGTGCCATTTTAGTAAGTCAAACCttgcatgattttattatgtCTAGCTTATCTCTCTATCTCCGTGTGTGAACATCTTTGTTGCTGCTCAACAGAGGCTAGAAAATCTAATCTCTGATTGTTTGTTTTATGTCTTTAGTGATGGATGCACCATTGGATAACTTCAagtcttttcttttctttttctttttctttttcttttttatatcacaatttcaaggcttttcttttgttttaagTTGAATGCTTCAATTTACATTTCTATGTTCAACTTGAGTGGGACAATAAAGATGACATTTTTGACATTAGATTTGACATCATCAAGATTAGAATATAAATTTCACGAGATTTATTAAGATTCATTTAGGAATAATTTTTAACAATATTTATCCCAAGATGCTTTCTCACAAGGGATAAGTAATCGTATTCCAAACTTTTTCTAGTCCTCTAAGCATCTATTCTTGGATATAAGCCCTCATGACCAAACGAGAAGATAAAAATCTACATTTAAAGTCACAAAGTTAATTGACAGAGTGTATagtaaaagatactcaaaagtAGTATTTCTTTGCAGTAactttttaattgttaattttttttattttacgcaTAAAGGGATTGAGCataactggaaaaaaaaaaccgtAGAGGGTAGAAGAAGTGGGCTCATACGCAGAACAAGCGCCGcgttttacattaaaaaaatatagttccTGCATCAGGTCCAATGGAAAGGCTCAACAAAACATTTTTTCCAACTTTTCTCTATGCTAGGGTAGACCTTTTGCAATTTGAAGATCTTGATTATAAAGTTCAATTATTATCTTCCTTATTTATCATATAAGATCTTTaacaatcattttattttttagaacaATTATTTCTATCTTCAACTTTATTAATCCATTGACTATGGCTATCTTGCTTTTTACACTTTCAGGAAAACATTTCCAGGAGATgtgttttatgaaaaaatatatttggtgAATGTAATGCATATTTTGATACTGGTTTCTGAAGgacaaatgttttatttttatagttttttgTTGGTAAATATGAAAATCGGTGAACATGGGTTTTGGagttgaaaatgaaaataagaGCCTAATAAGCCTACCATTTGGTTTCATTTTTGGTGAAAATGGATTGTTGGACAATTTATTTTAACACATTATATACCTTATATGTTACAGGTTCAGTCATGGTTTTCTTATGTGCTTATATTTGCTTCTCGTGGATTTCTTGCATGCACTATTAGTTACTGGAATCTATCCTAAAGGTATATTGGCAATCACAAATCGTGTAAATGGCAAATCGTGGGGTTGGAGTTGGGGGGCGGGGATTCTTAATTGAAAGAAAATGCCTCAAAAAGACAAACATAAGAGAATTTTTATAATTCTGTGTTACAAAATATATTCTGATTGTATATTTATTACATGAATCATATAATGAAGTAGTacttagaaattaaaatcatagttaaaaaaatgaattaatcaAGTGAAATTCCGATGCTTAGTATTAGTTTTTGTTGAATTGTCAACACATTAGCTttccaaaatttatttatattcacTTCTGTAGATTAAAACAAACTTTTAGATGTATAAAAGTAGCCAGTGGATTTGACACCCTAGGTTACCATGCAAAAACAGCTTAGCTAAGTTAATTATGAGCTGCTTGTGGTATTCTCCCCCTACCCTTTTCACTATCTTCCTATCGTTAAAGAATTTCAACATTATATAACTCTGTTTGCAATCTTGGACAAACCTTTGCACAATCACCTAGCCAACCCATTATAGCACGTGCAGCTTGAAATAACTCACCAAGGGCAGTCAGTGTAACCTGTGAAAGATCATGCATGTGTTAACAAGCGATTTCAAATGATATCACAATTTCAATTCAGCAAAAAGAAACAAACatttattttcagaaaaatctataattattataagaggGTGCACATGTTACTTCACTCTAGAAAGGCTGGCAGACACCACAAATGTTCTTGATTGTtgtatatagtaaaaaaatctaTCATGGAATGAATATCACTAAGTTCAGCAGTAGGTTTTAAGATTAAACATGTTGAAGTCTACTGAATTCTCATTTTCACTGCCCATATTTGAAGTTAGGAGAATTCTTTCACCATAGCAACTTTTCTTTGGCAATAAAATCCCTGATTTTGAACACAGATTTGAATGCTCTAAGGTTGTATTATACCAAATATTGAAacacaaatataataaaaaaatgcttAACCTTTACCACGAACTCTGCTAATATATGTAACAGGGTGTAACTGAGAAATACTCATGATGCATGCATACTCTTACTGCTTACTCCTAAACATTTGAGGAGCGCATAAAAGGTGGACAAGAACTTATGGTTACCTTGacaataataagtttttttgtTCAATGCTAAATGTCCAACCACTTGCATGATGAGATTAGGGAGTTAAATACCCACACAATAACTCAACAAGGAGCGTGACTGATCCAAAGAACCAAACTAATCGAGAATAAAATGTATCATTTGGTAATTTCATGTTGAGTACAAAAATCAAACTAGAAACTAAGCAACGTTGGTATGCATTTAACTTAAGTCAAATGTCCTGTAACTAGTAATCCAAGACAAAGGCGACATGacaaaattttagaaattatggACATTATCCTTAAGACAACCACTCCATTCATTGAATAATACAGGGCAAAAATGTCACACAAGTGCGTTCACTGTGAAAGAAATAAACTGTGCTTGGGCAGATAGCTGAGAAATCAAGCACGGATAATTTCTTTAGTCAAGACACTAACACAATCAAACTTGCAGAAAGAGGAAAGGAGGAAGTAGAAGAACTCTTTCTTGTGCATGAAACTTACTTTAGCAGCGTAACAAGCTGCACTAAAGAGAAGTCTGTCATCAGTGATGACACCCTTCTCCTCCAACCTTCTTTTGATCTGCTCGCGTGCACCAACATAGGTGACTCCATATACCGAAGTCATCACTGTCTGTTTGATAAGTTTCCTATCAACCTAAAAGCTTTCAAAAAATCAGGTCCTTGAATGTGAAAATAATGTCTCAAAACAAGGCAAACAAAGTTCAATTACCAGTAAATCTATAAAATAAATACGAACCTGACCAATCAAGAGTTTGGCAAGCAAGGCATTTGGATCAGTTTCAGGATCCTTAAGACTATCTCTTTTCATGATATCATGAACCCTGAAATGTCAGTAACTAAATATGAGTAGCACATACAATGTCAATAATACTATATAAGATAAATGACTTGCCAGAAATAATATGTGAATAAAGTATGCATGGGCAGGTTTAGCAATGGGTTTAGGTGGCCAAAGAGGCTTCCATCAACTCTGATTGATAACATTCCAGTATTTAATTTGCATGAAAATTAATGTGTTAACAGTCAAATCAACAAACCTCTCGGCAATTTCTGAGTAAACATCAGAAGGTTTGTCTTTGGCAACTAAGTTGACAGCAGAAGCTTCAAActggggaaaaaaaaagagagacagCAAAGGGACGTGCATTCAAAGCTTTAAAGTGAGAAATCAAGAAGCCTGAGCCAGTAATATTTAAAGATACAATAAAGAGCATTCAAAAGGGTTATATAGAGGCCAAAGATTATAAAGCAAGAAACTGGAAACCTGCAACTCAATAAGTCTCGGTCGCAATTTTATCAGCAGACAGATCCATCAAATGCTATAGTGAAAACAGAGAATTCACACTGGATATTGGAGTAGTACAGAAACATAAAGTTTAGTCATAAACAGATACTTCAAGAAAGTAGGCTGCTGGAATAGAAAAAACCATTGAGTTTCAGGCATTAAACTACTTCAAGAATAGAACttttaattgaaaaaacaaGAGTTTATCTATCTCATCCACAATAGCTATACATGATCACATAATTTGGGCACACAAAATCCTCCACAGAAGATACACAAACATGGAAAAATGGCTTACACTGTCTCTTCCCATAGCTGCATAGTGCTGCAGGCCATTGCACGATCCATCCTACGCCAAAAAACCGAATGAAAACAAATATCAAGATCACTAGAGCAAATGACACGGTAAAATTCAAATGCTCAGAAAAAAAATCACAACATGAGTTGATGGACAAAAATAGAGAATAAAGAAGAAGagaacaaaatattttgaaggatgaaaAACAAGAGACGGTAAAGAAATCCATTTGTCACGCCCTGGGCCTAGGCCCTAGCAAGCGCGACTGCACAATGAGCTTTTGTAGCAATTATTTTGTATCCATTTTAACTCCCTATGAACCATTTTCAACTCTCGTTTTTTATCCATGTGGGGTGGAGTATTACAATCACCCCCTTCTTCATAACGTAATGTCTTCGTCGCGGCTTGATCTTTCGATCTACCAGCGTCAAGAATCTAGAGGTATTTTCTACAAGTTCATGAGGCGGCTTCCATGTACGTAGCAATTTGCCCAGCATGTTCAGAAGGTGGCTTCCACACACATGATACTTTTCCCCGCATAACAATTATTTCTCGATGTTCATGCTGGTGACCGTCTCTGATATCATGTCACTATCCAGGCTAGGCCCATGAAAACGCAACGGCAAAATGGACTATAGTAGCAACTGCTACTTCTCATTCATCCTCATTTTACAAAATGGTTGACTCAAGTTGCTATAAGAATCCATTTTAACCAATTATAGATCATTTTAAACTCTCATTTTTTATCTATGTGGGATGAGGTATCACACCattaaactaaaatttaaatatagatGGCTCAAGTTATGAGCAacatgaaacaaaaattgaagcaGCCCGTAAAAAATAAGACCGCAAGTAAGCAACCATGCTGTAAATTTGAAAGATAAATGTCCCTTGACTGAATCTCTTGGAATAACAATTAGCAAAATCAAGAATCTACGATTTATTTGATTTCTTCACATGCTGCATGATTACAACACtgaattttttctttcaaaacattacTGCCAtaataatacattttttttcaagACCTTTGAGTCATACAGTCACCACccctttttattttatcttcaatAGTTTCCCATCAATGGCAGTTTATAAAAGCAAAAAGGAGCTGCAGGTTACAAGTACATACCAGATGAATTGGCAGATGTGAGACAACAGTCAGTGGTGATGAACTATTTAGGGCCTCAGCAAGATTAATACACGCAGCTAGGCACTGAAAAGGGTCCTCGGCCTTCAACCACCAACAATTTCCATTATGGAAGTTCTTAGCAGAATCTAATATTTCCGCTACATTGGTATCCACAAACGAGAGACGTTCATCATAAGAGAGTTTCTCAATGCCTCCTCCATAAAGGTTTGCCAAATGTATTTTCAACCAACGTAACCCAGACTTCCCTAGTGGCCTTCCTTCAGAAAACTCAAGAATTCCTCTACAAAGATCAGAACTCAGATTATTCAAATGAGGATGCATGGGATATGCACGGCCACGAAAATCAAGATTGTGGGGATAGTAAAAACCTTCCTCGTCTTTCATCTTCCGAGCAACCTGATTCACAAAATTTCTGTTTAGTGTCCATCTTTATAGTCTTTGTCCTCCCCCCCGCCCCCCTCAACTTGAACAATATCATCTCGTGTAAACCCAGTCCACAAAGCAACTCAGTGAATGGGCTTCGTGGAAAAAGTAAGTACACTATTATTGACATTCGTGATTATACTTACAATTAAAATTATCTCAAAGTTGCATAAATAAATCCCCAACAGATTAAACTGTCCAAGCTGGCCGTTGTGAACGACTAACCTTACCGGTATTTAATTGAACAAGAGCATCAAGGatttattcaaattaaatattgaCATCAGGTTATCATTCATGAGATAATAGAGGCGACATCATGTTAGACTGGGtagtttataaattttgtaacaAAAAATGAACTTATAAACCTAACATCAACAAAGAGGAAGCTAATAATTACAGGATTGAAGTTGGAACCTTTGGAAGGAATAATTGCTTCAGTTATACGAAACTGAAAAATGACTACCCAGCTTATTTATATCCCCAGGTAAAAAATTTATCTACTTGAAAACGCATCCCAGGCACCAGGCACTAAATGTTACAGATGACCTAGGAAACAAATATGATGCAACTTGAACACTTTTTTACTTTTGCAAACTAAACAGTTCCAAATGGTTGAAATCATACTGAAAGCTTGAGTTCGGTATCACATCTTTGAGAATGCCTCTCTTGATTGATTTTCTTTGCCTTTCGCACACTCCATTTCCATTTCTTAACTTCTAGCTTATCATCAGAGAGCAACTCAGGAATGGGAACCTACACCATGAAAAAGTATCTTCTATCACCACAAAAGATATAGAAACTTTATTCTGTACAGATCCAGGAGTAATGGCTCAACAGCTTCACATATCACACAATTTCTGAGAATAGTGGCATCACTGTGATTCCACGAGAGTGAAGACAAATGAATATTAAGGTAGGTACATCATACACTTACGTCTTTCCAGTCTACCAAACCAGCAATGTTTCCTCCACTGGCCCAAATACTTTCCACCACACTTAATATACGTTTGTTAACTCTCCACTTAGTGTTTCCTAAAGTATCAAGGGCCTGCAAATTCAATCAGAACTTAACATACTACCTCATTCAAACACATCTAAATAGAAATAAAGAGCATCCAAGCAACAAGTATCATGGTACAAGGAATAGATTAACATAATTCCAACGATCAAAGAGACAACAATAAAGTATGTTTCATTTGTAAAACGTAATGTTATGAGCACGGGTAAAGGATCGGGTTATGGGTCGGTGAAGGAGTTGATCGTTTAACTCTGAGATTTGTTTGTGACTTTTTCTACCTTGTCCACCTGTTTTTTTGGATGTTCGAGACTCGTTTGAGAGACCCTCGCTATCTCAATATTAACTATACTTTTCGAGGAAAAActgaatgttttatttatttcatcagCAGCCATTTAAATACAATATAAGCATTAAATTGGCATCCAAGAAATCTGCCCATCTAGGCTCAAGATTCTAATACTTAAGGAGagtaaataaaattcaatcaatcaaatttcttattttctaaatttcCCATGAGTAAACGTTTGATATAGCACATTCTTTATTTTTGCCGCTCGATTCTTGTTTAAGTTGGGCTGGGCCCCATGGATTGAGTCCCTGACACGTAAGTTAGTATTTATTTTGCAGGGAAATTCGCATTTGAACTATTGAACATAGTGAGATGCCCGTATCTTAGCCTTGATCAACAAAAGGCTATAAAATGACATTTCACACTTGACTCCATTGCCTAACTGAGAGCATAGCATGCCAACACAAAGTAAAGAACAAGGGTACTCCGCCCACCTCATATACTTTCTGCAGCTGTTTTGAGGGAGCAGCTCTCACAGCATCCTGTTGCTGTCGTGACCCATGGGTTCGCATCATATATGAAGGTAAGAACAGGTACCCACCTTTGTCATACCTGAAAGGATAAGACCAATCAATAACACAATGTAAGGACGTCAACTGAGAGCAGCCATCATGATCCTCGGTTAGGTCACTCTAATATGTACGTAATAAGAGCTAGGTGTTATAAGTCCACGAAAGTTCTTTTCAAGTGCTGGCATCTTATTTTATTGAACTCCATTGATACACTAAATTTATAGCCTGGAGATTAAAGTTTACAAATAGAACTGTCAATTGAGAAATAGAAGTCTACCCCTTCCATTTTTTTGGTGGCACCAACATTGGCACATAAGGAATGATCATATGTTTGACCTGGAAAGGGCATAAAATTAGAGATTTCAAGAAAATGCTGAAGGCTAATTATGATGCTTGAAGAAGATTAAAAACAAAATCTAAAGACAGAATTTGTAAAACTTTCAAAGATGAAAGGGTACTGCACTTTCACATGAAAGACACTACTTGACAAGTGACTCTCACTTATATGTTCAAGAATTGCATCAGGGCCCAGTGTCAAAATAacttcataaagatcaacaacTGCACTTTTTCAACATATCTCCAAGGAGTGaatgagaaaaataaagatatgagCCATTGATCTAATCACAAATTAGCTGTAGAACCGACTTACAGTGGTCTCAAGCCCATCAAGGACAAGAGGatcacattcaatcactccataCCTCCTCACAATGTTCTGCCTGAAAGATACAAGGAGCAAAATTATGAACACCAAAGTTGCAATA comes from Primulina huaijiensis isolate GDHJ02 chromosome 2, ASM1229523v2, whole genome shotgun sequence and encodes:
- the LOC140971302 gene encoding DNA-directed RNA polymerase 3, chloroplastic-like isoform X2, giving the protein MASTVPFTPRPQTQFQQSLSSSSSTSSSWKPHKKPNLLSISTPEVPNFSQSPQFQSNSFPRTLKLPSLHNPSPVLSSPLYDSADENFPEKIEKLSNLQVIPDGFPKNLPGEETKRIFIQDPPWISSIFMKSLFFRSKGRNGVKIEFQEMERRSYYLLRRRQIKAETEVWENKVEEYRELEREMCEKKLAPNLPYFKKLMLGWFEPLREAIVKGQKTRRTKKNKAAFAPFVDALPPGKMAVIVMHKIMALMMMGGKEDRHVRVVEAAVQIGVAIEQEVRIHNFLEKTKKFQGRAKGEEREGDSSKEGALLRKRVRSLIRKNRVIEVQKLVRDEEFKSWGRDTQAKLGCCLIQLLIQTAYVQPPVTQSADCPPDVRPAFRHLFKIATTESGQNIVRRYGVIECDPLVLDGLETTVKHMIIPYVPMLVPPKKWKGYDKGGYLFLPSYMMRTHGSRQQQDAVRAAPSKQLQKVYEALDTLGNTKWRVNKRILSVVESIWASGGNIAGLVDWKDVPIPELLSDDKLEVKKWKWSVRKAKKINQERHSQRCDTELKLSVARKMKDEEGFYYPHNLDFRGRAYPMHPHLNNLSSDLCRGILEFSEGRPLGKSGLRWLKIHLANLYGGGIEKLSYDERLSFVDTNVAEILDSAKNFHNGNCWWLKAEDPFQCLAACINLAEALNSSSPLTVVSHLPIHLDGSCNGLQHYAAMGRDSFEASAVNLVAKDKPSDVYSEIAERVHDIMKRDSLKDPETDPNALLAKLLIGQVDRKLIKQTVMTSVYGVTYVGAREQIKRRLEEKGVITDDRLLFSAACYAAKVTLTALGELFQAARAIMGWLGDCAKIRTSLQVLALQREDNSVDLRKQRTAFPPNFVHSLDGSHMMMTAIACQDAGICFAGVHDSFWTHARDVDRMNQILRQKFVDLYNMPILENLLESFQTSYPTLNFPPLPDRGDFDLEKVLDSPYFFN
- the LOC140971302 gene encoding DNA-directed RNA polymerase 3, chloroplastic-like isoform X1, with product MASTVPFTPRPQTQFQQSLSSSSSTSSSWKPHKKPNLLSISTPEVPNFSQSPQFQSNSFPRTLKLPSLHNPSPVLSSPLYDSADENFPEKIEKLSNLQVIPDGFPKNLPGEETKRIFIQDPPWISSIFMKSLFFRSKGRNGVKIEFQEMERRSYYLLRRRQIKAETEVWENKVEEYRELEREMCEKKLAPNLPYFKKLMLGWFEPLREAIVKGQKTRRTKKNKAAFAPFVDALPPGKMAVIVMHKIMALMMMGGKEDRHVRVVEAAVQIGVAIEQEVRIHNFLEKTKKFQGRAKGEEREGDSSKEGALLRKRVRSLIRKNRVIEVQKLVRDEEFKSWGRDTQAKLGCCLIQLLIQTAYVQPPVTQSADCPPDVRPAFRHLFKIATTESGQNIVRRYGVIECDPLVLDGLETTVKHMIIPYVPMLVPPKKWKGYDKGGYLFLPSYMMRTHGSRQQQDAVRAAPSKQLQKVYEALDTLGNTKWRVNKRILSVVESIWASGGNIAGLVDWKDVPIPELLSDDKLEVKKWKWSVRKAKKINQERHSQRCDTELKLSVARKMKDEEGFYYPHNLDFRGRAYPMHPHLNNLSSDLCRGILEFSEGRPLGKSGLRWLKIHLANLYGGGIEKLSYDERLSFVDTNVAEILDSAKNFHNGNCWWLKAEDPFQCLAACINLAEALNSSSPLTVVSHLPIHLDGSCNGLQHYAAMGRDSFEASAVNLVAKDKPSDVYSEIAERVHDIMKRDSLKDPETDPNALLAKLLIGQVDRKLIKQTVMTSVYGVTYVGAREQIKRRLEEKGVITDDRLLFSAACYAAKVTLTALGELFQAARAIMGWLGDCAKIISSENQPVRWTTPLGLPVVQPYFKTKRHVIRTSLQVLALQREDNSVDLRKQRTAFPPNFVHSLDGSHMMMTAIACQDAGICFAGVHDSFWTHARDVDRMNQILRQKFVDLYNMPILENLLESFQTSYPTLNFPPLPDRGDFDLEKVLDSPYFFN